One Oncorhynchus masou masou isolate Uvic2021 chromosome 18, UVic_Omas_1.1, whole genome shotgun sequence DNA window includes the following coding sequences:
- the LOC135504816 gene encoding myosin light chain kinase, smooth muscle-like translates to MDKDSMGPKKTFVSTFRMDFKPAAPRQFVLKGIKNELEDRDTARGGSSKQGTISTDITSKRRVSTEKGPLLEFLDPQEQLEVRVGGKARLHCAFRSCSVPVASCWIYNREQVVAGGPRTRVESSDTDSSVEISQACPDDAGTYTILVRNRRGLAQHTVTLSVIDRPHPPASSPMVSQLSSCSLVLSWSGPSYDGGTAVTGYAVEVRREGSEKPEDWTEVTTHCKNTSYRIRSVLEPLGEYRFRVRAYNLAGVSEPSEVSDCVKMDTRGEPKEESQSYVTVTIDTTHKVKDHYNVHEKLGVGKFGQVFRLSHKETGQVCAGKFYRAHSSRAKAVARREIELMNCLHHPKLVQCLGAYDTRSEIIMVMEYIAGGELFERIADDNFEHTEPTSARYMHQLLEGMQYIHRQNIVHLDLKPENIVCVDTTGTRIKIIDFGLAAKLEPGTPLMVMHGTPDFVAPEVISYEPVGLATDMWSIGVICFILLSGELPFQGNSDAETLSLVTAARYEFDQQSFEDISDQAKDFITSLLKKDTRCRLLCDEALAHPWMASFTLLVHRPTKSLKKDKIRRFLAKRRWKKTGKAVLALQRMANLTNGPDSPGSPGEEVSWSPAAEQAIQTLDQELQSEPRFQQVLRDTSQPQGSSARLACRVQGYPEPEVVWYKDEETVESSSRVTVEYDGMCELVLTDLGPADTGVYKCRATNDLGEALCSAKLTVEL, encoded by the exons ATATCACCTCAAAGAGAAGAGTCTCCACTGAAAAGG GTCCCCTGCTGGAGTTTCTTGACCCCCAAGAGCAGTTGGAGGTGCGGGTGGGAGGGAAGGCCAGACTCCACTGTGCATTCAGGAGCTGCAGTGTTCCTGTGGCTTCCTGCTGGATCTACAACAGAGAGCAG GTGGTTGCAGGCGGGCCGAGGACTCGTGTAGAGAGCAGTGACACTGACAGCAGTGTGGAGATATCTCAGGCTTGTCCGGATGATGCGGGTACATACACTATATTGGTGCGGAATCGCAGGGGCTTGGCTCAGCACACAGTCACCCTCAGTGTTATCG ACCGGCCTCACCCTCCGGCATCTAGTCCCATGGTCTCCCAGCTCTCCTCCTGCTCCCTGGTCCTCTCATGGTCGGGGCCCAGCTACGACGGGGGCACTGCCGTCACAGGCTACGCGGTGGAGGTGAGACGAGAAGGCTCTGAGAAGCCCGAGGACTGGACTGAGGTGACGACCCACTGCAAGAACACCTCGTACCGGATCCGCTCGGTCCTGGAGCCCCTGGGGGAGTACCGCTTTCGCGTTCGGGCCTACAATTTGGCAGGTGTCAGTGAGCCGAGTGAGGTGTCAGACTGTGTCAAGATGGACACCAGAG GAGAGCCTAAAGAGGAATCCCAATCGTACGTGACTGTCACCATTGACACCACACACAAAGTCAAGGATCATTACAATGTGCATGAGAAGCTGGGAGT GGGGAAGTTTGGCCAGGTGTTCAGGCTGAGTCACAAGGAGACAGGTCAGGTGTGTGCAGGGAAGTTCTACCGGGCCCATAGCTCCAGGGCGAAGGCTGTGGCGCGCAGGGAGATCGAGCTGATGAACTGTCTCCACCACCCCAAGCTGGTGCAGTGCCTCGGGGCCTATGACACCCGCTCCGAAATCATCATGGTGATGGAGTA CATTGCCGGCGGGGAACTGTTTGAGCGCATCGCGGACGACAACTTTGAGCACACGGAGCCTACCAGCGCACGCTACATGCATCAGCTCCTGGAGGGCATGCAGTACATCCACCGGCAGAACATTGTCCACTTGGACCTCAAGCCAGAAAACATTGTGTGCGTGGACACCACGGGCACGAGGATTAAGATCATCGACTTTGGCCTGGCAGCCAAGCTGG AGCCTGGTACTCCACTGATGGTGATGCATGGGACGCCTGATTTTGTGGCCCCTGAGGTGATCAGCTACGAGCCGGTAGGGCTGGCCACTGACATGTGGAGCATCGGAGTCATCTGTTTCATCTT GCTGAGCGGTGAGTTGCCCTTCCAAGGTAACAGTGATGCAGAGACCCTGAGCCTGGTGACGGCCGCCCGCTATGAGTTTGACCAGCAAAGCTTCGAGGACATCTCGGACCAGGCTAAAGACTTCATCACCTCTCTGCTCAAGAAGGACACAAG GTGTAGGCTGTTGTGTGACGAGGCCCTGGCCCACCCCTGGATGGCCTCTTTTACCCTTCTGGTCCACCGGCCCACCAAGTCCCTCAAGAAGGACAAGATTCGACGTTTCTTGGCCAAGCGCAGATGGAAG AAAACAGGCAAGGCTGTCCTGGCATTGCAGAGGATGGCCAACCTCACCAACGGACCCGACTCTCCTGGCAGCCCCGGGGAGG AGGTTAGCTGGAGCCCGGCGGCAGAGCAGGCCATCCAGACCCTGGATCAGGAGCTGCAGAGCGAACCCCGCTTCCAGCAGGTCCTAAGGGACACCAGCCAGCCCCAGGGATCTTCCGCCCGCCTGGCCTGCCGCGTCCAGG GCTACCCCGAGCCGGAGGTGGTGTGGTATAAGGATGAGGAGACAGTGGAGTCATCTTCGAGGGTCACCGTGGAGTACGACGGCATGTGTGAGCTGGTCCTGACTGACCTGGGACCTGCCGACACTGGGGTTTACAAGTGCAGAGCTACCAACGACCTAGGGGAGGCGCTGTGCTCGGCCAAACTTACCGTGGAACTGTAG